One window of Micropterus dolomieu isolate WLL.071019.BEF.003 ecotype Adirondacks linkage group LG13, ASM2129224v1, whole genome shotgun sequence genomic DNA carries:
- the clic3 gene encoding chloride intracellular channel protein 3 yields MAEAPKIELFVKASVDAESVGNCPFCQRLFMILWLKGANFTLTTVDMKRAPDVLKALAPGSQPPFLLYNEEVKTDTNKIEEFLEETLAPPQYPKLCCKYKESNGAGEDIFRTFSGYIKNPNPASNDMLEKKFLSTLVKLNMYLETPLPHELDKNPNATESSRLYLDGDTLTLADCNLLPKLNIVKVVCKEYRDFAIPTELKGLTRYLNNAYKKDEFRFTCPNDSEILLAYRSVAKYLNK; encoded by the exons ATGGCAGAGGCCCCGAAGATTGAACTCTTCGTTAAG gCCAGTGTTGATGCTGAGAGTGTGGGGAACTGCCCCTTCTGTCAGAGACTCTTCATGATTCTTTGGTTAAAAGGGGCCAACTTTACCCTCACTACTGTGGACATGAAGAG GGCACCTGATGTGCTGAAGGCTTTGGCTCCAGGTTCTCAGCCTCCCTTCCTCCTCTACAACGAAGAGGTCAAAACGGACACTAACAAGATTGAGGAGTTCCTGGAGGAGACCTTGGCCCCACCGCA GTATCCAAAATTATGCTGTAAATACAAAGAGTCCAACGGTGCTGGAGAAGACATCTTCCGAACATTCTCAGGATATATAAAGAACCCCAATCCTGCATCCAATGACA tgCTAGAAAAGAAATTTCTGTCAACTTTGGTGAAGCTGAACATGTACCTGGAGACGCCTCTGCCTCATGAGCTTGACAAGAACCCAAATGCCACTGAGTCCTCACGCCTCTACCTGGACGGTGACACCCTCACCTTGGCTGACTGTAACTTGCTTCCCAAACTCAACATTGTAAAG gTGGTGTGCAAGGAGTACCGTGACTTTGCCATCCCCACAGAGCTGAAAGGTCTGACACGTTACCTGAATAATGCCTACAAAAAAGATGAGTTTCGTTTTACCTGCCCAAATGACTCAGAGATCCTCCTTGCCTACCGCTCTGTGGCAAAGTACCTGAATAAATAG